The Rhodanobacteraceae bacterium DNA segment CAACGTGAGGCCCGTCGCCGCGAACTGCTGGCCATGGTCGGCCTTGAAGGGCTGTCGGCCCGACTGCCGGCGCAGCTCTCCGGCGGCCAGCGTCAGCGCGCGGCGCTGGCTCGGGCCTTGGCTCATCAGCCCCGACTGTTGCTGCTGGACGAGCCATTCGGGGCGCTGGATGCGCGCATCCGCGGTGAATTGCGCAACAGTCTGCGGGACCTGCTGAAACGCCTGGGAACCACGGCAGTCTTCGTCACCCATGATCAGGAGGAAGCGCTGGCGCTGGCGGACCGCATGCTGGTGATGCACCGCGGACGGGTACTGGAACAGGGAACGGCTCGGCAACTGTATCTGACCCCGCAAAACGAATTCGTGGCGCGATTTCTGGGTCGCGCCAATCTGATGCCCGCGTCGCGGCTACCCGCGGCGCCGGCCGTCGACGGACAGAACCAACCATCCAGCACGCTGGCCTTGATGCGCCCGGAAGACCTGCAACTGCGGGAGCTGACATCGGCGTTGGCATCCGGTTCGATCTCGCTCGGCATCGGCGCGGTCGAAGGCAGCGAGTTTCTTGGGGCCAGCGAACGCATCCGCGTACGCCTGTTCGGCAACTGCCCGGATGACAACACCCGCAAAGACACCCTCATCGAAGTGGAACAGCACGGCAGCGAAACCGCCTTCGTTCCCGGCAGCCGCTGGCGCGTCGAGGCCAGGCGCGTGCACCGGATCGCGCAGGCACAGCTGCGGATCCTGCTGCTCGCCGACGCCGGTGCGCACAGCCGCGCCTTGCTGGATCGCGCGCTGGCCTTCGGCGAAGACGCCGACGCACTGGTGACGATCGTCGGCGAGCTTGGACGCTCCAGCGCCGGCAATGCCCGGCTGGATAGCTATAGACAGCAATACGCGGGCGATCTGCGGATCTGCGAGGCTGGCGGCGCCCATCGCGGCACGCTGGACGTGGCCAGCGAGTGCCTGGAACGCGAGGCCTTCGATCTGCTCATCGATCTCCGATTCCCGGGCGGCAACGACTGGCAGGCACTGCTGGCCAGCGGCAATGTTCGAGGGCTGTTGCTGCCGCCGCGTGATCTGAACGCGCCCTGGCCGTTGAGCGTGGCATCGGCAGCCCGCTGGCGCTGGCAATCACCGCCGCCAGCCGAGGCGCACGCCGCAATGACGCTGGCTCAACAAATGGCGAATCTGGCGCAGACAAGGATCGATGGCGGGAGCGCCTCCGACCCGACCCAGCTGCTGATCCACGCCCTGCCGACCAGCCTGGCCGAGACTCGATGCAAACTCGATGCGGCGCGCGAGCACTGGCTGAACCAGCCGCAACAGGGGCAGCTGCTGCTGGTTCGCACGGAAGCGCTCGGTCAGGAGCTGGCGGCCAGCGTCGCCTACGCAGATCTGAGCGAAGCACTGGCAGCCATCGGGCCTCCGCTGCCCCGATCCTGGTTGCGTCTCTGAGTCGCGGCTCCTTCATGCGACGATGGATCACCCTGGCGCTGGCACTCGGCCTGAGCGGGCCGCTGGCAGCAGCCACCCTGCTGAACGCCTCTTTCGACAGCACCCGCGAGTTCTATCGCGACCTCAACGCCGCCTTTCTCAGCGCCTGGCAGGCGCAGGGTCACCCGCCAGCGCAGATCCAGATGTCCCACGGCGGCTCGGGCAAGCAGGCGCGCGCGGTCATTGCCGGGCTGGACGCCGATGTGGTCAGTCTGGCCTTGCCCGGCGACATCGACCAGCTCGCCAGACGCGGCCTGCTGGCCGCCGACTGGTCACAACGCCTGCCCCATGCGAGCGCACCCTACACATCAACCATCGTCATGCTGGTGCGCGCCGGCAATCCCAAGGCCATCCACGACTGGTCCGATCTGGCGCGCCCGGGCGTCGGCGTCATCAGCGCCAGCCCCAAGAGCTCCGGCGGCGCGCGCTGGGTCTATCTGGCGATCTGGGGTGCGCTGACGCAGGAGGGTGCCAGCAATGCCGAGATCCTCGGGCTGATGCGCCGGATCGTGCACAACGTGCCGGTCTGGGACAGCAGCGCCCGGGCCGCCACCACCACCTTCGTTCAGCGTGGCATCGGCGATGTGCTCTTGACCTGGGAGAGCGAAGCCTTGCTCAGTCTGGATCGATTGGGGAAGGGTGAGTACGAACTGATCCGTCCACGCTGGTCGATACTGGCTACACCCAGCATTGCGCTGGTCGACAGCGTGGCCGATGCCCATGGCAGCCGCGATCTGGCGCAAGCCTATCTGCAGTTCCATTATTCGAGTGAGGGCCAGTCACTGGCAGCGCGCCATCACTTCCGGCCGCGTGACACCGCAGCCCTTGGGGCGGAGCCGACCCTGCCCGCCATGCAGCTGTTCACCGTGCAACAGGTCTTCGGCAGCTGGACCGAGGCAGAGGCCAGTCACTTCGCCGACGGC contains these protein-coding regions:
- a CDS encoding ABC transporter ATP-binding protein → MAVEVRGLSKTYEGRAVVRRVDLSISRGELLVLLGPSGSGKSTLLRMIGGLTAADSGQILVDGVDVTRLQPQARDMGFVFQSYALFEQMSVADNVEFALRVRGVSREQREARRRELLAMVGLEGLSARLPAQLSGGQRQRAALARALAHQPRLLLLDEPFGALDARIRGELRNSLRDLLKRLGTTAVFVTHDQEEALALADRMLVMHRGRVLEQGTARQLYLTPQNEFVARFLGRANLMPASRLPAAPAVDGQNQPSSTLALMRPEDLQLRELTSALASGSISLGIGAVEGSEFLGASERIRVRLFGNCPDDNTRKDTLIEVEQHGSETAFVPGSRWRVEARRVHRIAQAQLRILLLADAGAHSRALLDRALAFGEDADALVTIVGELGRSSAGNARLDSYRQQYAGDLRICEAGGAHRGTLDVASECLEREAFDLLIDLRFPGGNDWQALLASGNVRGLLLPPRDLNAPWPLSVASAARWRWQSPPPAEAHAAMTLAQQMANLAQTRIDGGSASDPTQLLIHALPTSLAETRCKLDAAREHWLNQPQQGQLLLVRTEALGQELAASVAYADLSEALAAIGPPLPRSWLRL
- a CDS encoding sulfate ABC transporter substrate-binding protein, with product MRRWITLALALGLSGPLAAATLLNASFDSTREFYRDLNAAFLSAWQAQGHPPAQIQMSHGGSGKQARAVIAGLDADVVSLALPGDIDQLARRGLLAADWSQRLPHASAPYTSTIVMLVRAGNPKAIHDWSDLARPGVGVISASPKSSGGARWVYLAIWGALTQEGASNAEILGLMRRIVHNVPVWDSSARAATTTFVQRGIGDVLLTWESEALLSLDRLGKGEYELIRPRWSILATPSIALVDSVADAHGSRDLAQAYLQFHYSSEGQSLAARHHFRPRDTAALGAEPTLPAMQLFTVQQVFGSWTEAEASHFADGASFDQAQAEH